A part of Bacillota bacterium genomic DNA contains:
- a CDS encoding ABC transporter ATP-binding protein: MDPLLQLDDFTMHYRTKAGWVQAVDGVTLSLAKGQALGLVGESGCGKTSIAMSIMKLLPYNSKVVRGRILFEGRDVYSMTDEEVRRMRWKGVAMVFQAAMNSLNPVYRVGNQIVEAIVTHEPETSEEEAWSRVASLFELVGIPKERMHNYPHEYSGGMKQRAVIAMALACNPKLIIADEPTTALDVIVQDRILREMDQIRRKINMSMIYISHDVSVIAEVSDVVAVMYAGKLVELGRADDVFKRPRHPYTYSLMRAYPSILGEKHELATIPGEPPNLLDPPPGCRFHPRCDRATSECSAADPVWREVYPGHYCACHNPVEADGRWSDGGRLGKGTDGGEELGSSSNG, encoded by the coding sequence ATGGACCCCCTGCTTCAATTGGATGATTTCACCATGCATTACCGCACGAAGGCCGGCTGGGTGCAGGCGGTAGACGGTGTGACATTGTCCCTCGCCAAAGGGCAGGCCCTCGGCTTGGTCGGAGAGTCCGGGTGCGGCAAGACGTCCATCGCCATGTCTATAATGAAACTCCTTCCGTACAATTCCAAAGTAGTCAGGGGCCGGATCCTCTTCGAAGGCCGCGATGTCTACTCGATGACCGACGAGGAAGTCCGAAGGATGAGATGGAAAGGCGTTGCCATGGTGTTCCAGGCCGCCATGAACTCCCTCAACCCTGTGTACCGCGTGGGGAATCAGATAGTCGAGGCCATAGTCACGCACGAGCCTGAGACCAGCGAAGAAGAGGCCTGGTCGAGGGTTGCGTCGTTATTCGAGCTCGTGGGTATCCCGAAAGAACGCATGCACAACTATCCGCACGAATACAGCGGCGGGATGAAGCAGAGAGCTGTCATCGCCATGGCCCTCGCGTGCAATCCCAAGCTGATCATCGCAGACGAGCCAACGACTGCCCTGGACGTCATAGTCCAGGACAGGATCCTGCGAGAGATGGACCAGATAAGGCGCAAAATCAACATGAGCATGATCTACATCTCTCACGACGTCTCCGTCATAGCTGAGGTAAGCGACGTGGTGGCCGTGATGTACGCTGGCAAGCTCGTCGAGCTCGGCCGAGCGGATGATGTGTTCAAGCGTCCGCGTCATCCGTACACCTATTCCCTGATGAGGGCTTATCCCAGCATTCTCGGAGAGAAGCACGAGCTCGCCACGATCCCGGGGGAGCCGCCGAACCTTCTCGACCCTCCGCCCGGGTGCCGCTTCCACCCTCGGTGCGACCGGGCTACTTCAGAGTGCTCCGCGGCGGACCCAGTGTGGCGAGAGGTATATCCAGGGCACTACTGCGCGTGTCACAACCCAGTCGAGGCCGACGGCAGATGGTCCGACGGAGGGCGCCTGGGCAAGGGGACGGATGGGGGTGAGGAGCTTGGCAGTTCCAGCAATGGCTGA
- a CDS encoding ABC transporter ATP-binding protein — MAEATDTILRVEHLSKHYPVSRGLFQRGKLFLHAVDDVSFEVKRREVLGLVGESGCGKTTTGRMIARLTVPTTGRIIVEGADVSKLQGAASSEFRRKVQMIFQDPYESLDPRMTIFDIVAEPLNVNGVGSLEEREERVAEMLSLVGISPPSAFLFRFPHELSGGQRQRVAIARALVMDPAFVVADEPTSMLDVSIRTGVMKLLAQLREDLGISYLYITHDLAVARYLCDRIAVMYLGKIVEMAGAEEIIKEPLHPYTKALISAVPVPDPAVRRPVPTIKGGISKPINPPRRCRFYERCPVAKDSCAEQDHPALKEISKGHFVACHDV, encoded by the coding sequence ATGGCTGAGGCGACCGACACTATCTTGCGTGTGGAGCACCTATCGAAGCACTATCCTGTGTCGAGAGGCTTATTCCAGCGAGGGAAGCTGTTCCTTCACGCCGTCGATGATGTAAGCTTCGAAGTGAAACGGCGCGAGGTGCTTGGGCTGGTCGGGGAATCGGGGTGCGGAAAGACGACGACGGGACGGATGATCGCCCGCCTCACGGTTCCAACCACCGGGCGCATCATCGTTGAGGGTGCCGATGTCTCGAAGCTGCAAGGAGCCGCGTCTAGCGAGTTCCGCAGGAAGGTGCAGATGATCTTCCAAGACCCGTACGAGTCTCTGGACCCGAGGATGACCATATTCGACATCGTCGCCGAGCCCCTGAACGTCAACGGCGTGGGCAGCCTGGAGGAGCGAGAGGAGCGCGTGGCTGAGATGCTGAGCTTGGTCGGGATCTCGCCTCCGTCAGCTTTTCTCTTCAGGTTTCCTCACGAGCTGTCGGGCGGCCAACGGCAGCGTGTCGCGATCGCGAGGGCGCTCGTGATGGATCCTGCCTTCGTCGTAGCGGATGAGCCCACCTCCATGCTGGATGTCTCGATTCGCACGGGCGTCATGAAGCTCCTTGCGCAGCTTCGCGAGGATCTCGGGATCAGCTATCTCTATATAACCCACGACCTCGCGGTTGCAAGATACCTCTGCGACAGGATCGCCGTGATGTACTTGGGCAAGATCGTTGAGATGGCAGGGGCCGAAGAGATCATCAAGGAGCCGCTGCATCCTTACACCAAGGCTCTCATATCGGCTGTTCCAGTGCCGGACCCGGCCGTGAGGAGGCCTGTCCCCACCATCAAGGGGGGAATCAGCAAGCCCATAAACCCGCCGCGCAGGTGCCGATTCTACGAGAGGTGTCCTGTGGCGAAAGACTCGTGCGCCGAGCAGGATCATCCGGCTCTGAAGGAGATATCCAAGGGTCACTTTGTTGCCTGCCACGACGTGTAG
- a CDS encoding aspartate aminotransferase family protein has translation MPRPLRSGEGVPAEAPATLVGAKPQASIVEDFARYVSPGRVEVYRALGFDAVPGKRDGVYVWDLSGKRYINCRSSGGVFNLGHRPPAVVNALRAALDVLDIGDHMLLSEHRARLAARLAELTPGDITYSFFTPSGGEACDVAIKLARGYTRRPGIVSAVGGYHGHTGFALSAGDARFKRHFEPLMPGFTQVPFGDIDAVERAVDETTAAVIFETIPATAGIIIPPDDFYPAVREICDRKGALLILDEVQAGLGRTGRLWAIDEWGVVPDILVLGKGMSGGIYPLSAVCYRQHVDEFFKQNPFVHLTSFGGADLGCVCALAMLDEICRPGFLDHVEEMGARFEQGFARLKERHPESVAGWRRRGLMMAFELTEDRLGPMMTYALGKNGVIAVFSDFRPRAMQIMPPLIIQPPEVDEVLDAMDRALELVENMVAAGAPTPYIP, from the coding sequence ATGCCACGCCCTCTGCGCAGTGGTGAGGGGGTGCCTGCGGAGGCGCCCGCAACTCTCGTCGGCGCAAAACCCCAGGCATCCATCGTCGAGGATTTCGCGCGGTATGTGTCTCCGGGAAGGGTGGAGGTCTACCGGGCTCTCGGCTTCGACGCGGTTCCGGGCAAACGCGATGGAGTGTATGTCTGGGACCTCTCCGGCAAACGGTACATAAACTGCCGGTCGAGCGGCGGCGTGTTCAACTTGGGCCACCGGCCCCCTGCCGTGGTGAATGCGCTGAGGGCCGCGCTCGACGTGCTCGACATCGGCGACCACATGCTCCTCAGCGAACACCGAGCTAGGCTTGCTGCCAGGCTTGCCGAGCTCACGCCCGGCGACATAACGTACAGTTTCTTCACCCCTAGCGGCGGCGAGGCGTGCGACGTTGCCATCAAGCTGGCGAGGGGGTATACCAGGCGGCCTGGGATCGTCTCGGCGGTCGGCGGGTACCACGGTCACACCGGGTTTGCGCTCTCGGCGGGCGACGCCCGTTTCAAGAGGCATTTCGAGCCGCTCATGCCGGGGTTCACACAGGTGCCGTTCGGGGACATCGACGCCGTCGAACGCGCCGTGGACGAAACCACGGCGGCCGTGATATTCGAGACCATCCCCGCCACCGCCGGGATCATCATCCCTCCCGACGATTTCTATCCTGCGGTGAGGGAGATCTGCGACAGGAAAGGGGCCCTGCTGATCCTCGACGAGGTTCAGGCCGGGTTGGGCAGGACGGGGCGCCTTTGGGCGATCGATGAGTGGGGCGTGGTCCCGGACATCTTGGTCTTGGGAAAGGGGATGAGCGGCGGGATCTATCCGCTTTCCGCGGTATGCTATAGACAGCACGTTGACGAGTTCTTCAAGCAGAACCCGTTCGTGCATCTGACCTCGTTCGGCGGTGCAGACCTGGGGTGCGTTTGCGCGCTCGCGATGCTCGACGAGATCTGCCGTCCGGGATTCCTGGACCACGTGGAAGAGATGGGCGCACGTTTCGAGCAAGGATTCGCGCGGCTGAAGGAGAGACACCCGGAGAGCGTGGCGGGCTGGAGACGACGCGGCCTGATGATGGCCTTCGAGCTTACGGAGGACAGGCTTGGCCCCATGATGACGTATGCTCTCGGCAAGAACGGCGTGATCGCGGTGTTCTCGGATTTCCGGCCCAGGGCGATGCAGATAATGCCGCCGCTCATCATACAGCCGCCCGAGGTGGACGAGGTGCTCGACGCGATGGACCGAGCGCTCGAGCTCGTGGAGAACATGGTGGCCGCAGGAGCCCCGACTCCCTACATTCCCTGA
- the cysE gene encoding serine O-acetyltransferase, whose product MFERIREDIKAVFERDPAAKNVLEVILCYPGLHAIIGYRIAHFFYQRRMFVIARLISHAVRFLTGIEIHPGARIGRRLFIDHGMGVVIGETAEIGDDVTIYQGVTLGGTGKEKGKRHPTIGNRVVIAAGAKVLGSFEVGDEAKIGAGAVVLRPVPAGATVVGVPGKVVSRYGKRVPGIDLDHQNLPDPVQAALEALTRRIEELEERLESLERDSEARRLIS is encoded by the coding sequence ATGTTCGAGCGCATCAGAGAAGACATCAAAGCGGTATTCGAGCGCGATCCAGCAGCCAAGAACGTGCTCGAAGTCATCCTGTGCTACCCCGGCCTCCACGCCATCATAGGGTACAGGATCGCGCACTTCTTCTACCAGAGGAGGATGTTCGTCATCGCGAGGCTCATCTCCCACGCCGTGCGCTTCCTGACAGGGATAGAGATCCACCCGGGAGCGCGCATCGGACGCCGCCTTTTCATCGACCACGGCATGGGCGTTGTGATAGGCGAGACCGCTGAGATCGGCGACGATGTCACGATCTACCAGGGAGTGACCCTGGGCGGGACCGGCAAGGAGAAAGGCAAGCGCCACCCGACCATAGGAAACCGCGTGGTCATAGCGGCGGGAGCAAAGGTTCTGGGATCGTTCGAAGTCGGCGACGAGGCGAAGATCGGCGCCGGGGCGGTGGTGCTCCGGCCCGTGCCAGCCGGCGCCACGGTTGTGGGTGTGCCTGGAAAGGTCGTATCGAGGTACGGGAAGCGAGTCCCAGGCATTGACCTCGATCACCAAAACCTCCCGGACCCTGTCCAGGCGGCGCTTGAGGCTCTCACCCGGCGGATAGAGGAGCTCGAGGAGAGGCTGGAAAGCCTCGAGAGGGACTCGGAGGCTCGTCGTCTCATATCGTAG
- the cysK gene encoding cysteine synthase A: protein MARIAGSVQDVVGKTPLVRIRRIAEGVRAEIVAKLEFMNPGGSVKDRAALGMLVAAERDGRLGRGSVVVEPTSGNTGIALAMLCASRGLRLIVTMPESMSVERRKILEAYGAEVVLTPARDGMAGAVQRAQEIAGSIPGAFMPQQFANPANAEAHRRTTAREIWEDTDGKVDVFVAGVGTGGTITGVGEALKAKRPDIRVVAVEPQESPVLEGGPAGSHGIQGIGAGFVPDVFKLEVIDEIVPVSTAEAVSMARRLAREEGILAGISSGAALAAALRVARRPENEGHLVVVMFPDGGERYLSTAG from the coding sequence GTGGCAAGGATCGCCGGTAGCGTGCAGGACGTTGTCGGAAAGACACCTCTCGTCAGGATCCGTCGGATCGCGGAGGGGGTGCGGGCGGAGATCGTGGCAAAGCTGGAGTTCATGAATCCAGGCGGGAGCGTTAAGGATCGGGCTGCCCTCGGGATGCTCGTCGCGGCCGAGAGAGATGGGAGACTCGGCCGGGGATCTGTGGTTGTGGAGCCGACGAGCGGCAACACAGGGATCGCTCTCGCAATGCTTTGTGCCTCGCGCGGCTTGCGGCTCATCGTGACAATGCCTGAATCCATGAGCGTCGAGAGGCGCAAGATCCTCGAGGCGTACGGTGCCGAGGTCGTGCTCACCCCGGCGCGCGATGGGATGGCTGGGGCCGTGCAACGGGCGCAAGAGATCGCAGGCTCTATTCCCGGTGCGTTCATGCCCCAGCAGTTCGCGAACCCCGCGAACGCCGAGGCACACCGCAGGACGACCGCGAGGGAGATCTGGGAGGACACAGACGGAAAGGTGGACGTGTTCGTGGCTGGCGTGGGGACTGGCGGCACCATCACTGGCGTTGGAGAAGCCCTCAAGGCCAAGCGGCCCGATATTCGTGTCGTCGCCGTCGAGCCGCAGGAATCTCCCGTGCTGGAGGGCGGGCCAGCTGGAAGCCACGGAATCCAGGGCATCGGCGCAGGCTTTGTGCCGGACGTGTTCAAGCTGGAGGTCATTGACGAGATCGTCCCAGTGTCGACTGCGGAGGCGGTCTCGATGGCTCGGAGGCTCGCAAGAGAGGAGGGCATCCTCGCGGGCATATCATCTGGTGCCGCGCTCGCTGCGGCTCTCCGCGTGGCTCGGAGGCCGGAAAACGAGGGACATCTGGTGGTCGTGATGTTTCCGGACGGCGGTGAACGTTACCTCTCGACCGCGGGCTGA
- a CDS encoding SpoIID/LytB domain-containing protein, translated as MAAKRKRSILWLGVGLLVVALVVIGVSRARRAVLAKEPTIRVYLSDENRVEEMPMEEYVAAVVAGEMKNYWPREALAAQAIVARTFALKTLEQMRGKGPMGSDIQAGFKQAQEFKPENVNDAIRAAVRETRGKVLTHGGELIDAWFHSNAGGITALAKEGLNLRGPEPPYTVVKKSPDMTSDVPAEDRVWSATFTTAEVEAALNKIGIPVKGITGMSIAKRGPSGRAQTITIHHSGGDVTIGGNDLRVALDPMRMRSNLITSLEVRDGQVRMSGKGFGHGVGMSQWGAYNMAKAGRRHEEICTYYFNGVKVEKRWA; from the coding sequence GTGGCTGCCAAGAGAAAAAGGAGCATACTTTGGCTCGGGGTCGGCCTTCTCGTCGTGGCGCTCGTCGTCATAGGGGTGTCACGCGCTAGGAGGGCGGTCCTCGCGAAGGAGCCCACCATCAGAGTGTATCTGTCCGACGAGAACAGGGTCGAGGAGATGCCCATGGAAGAATACGTGGCTGCCGTGGTGGCAGGCGAGATGAAGAACTATTGGCCTAGGGAGGCCCTGGCGGCCCAGGCCATCGTAGCGCGCACGTTCGCCCTGAAGACGCTCGAGCAGATGCGCGGCAAAGGGCCCATGGGCTCCGACATACAGGCGGGGTTCAAGCAAGCTCAAGAATTCAAGCCGGAGAACGTAAACGACGCGATCAGAGCGGCGGTCCGCGAGACGCGGGGCAAGGTCCTGACCCATGGCGGGGAGCTGATCGACGCGTGGTTCCACTCCAACGCCGGCGGCATCACGGCGCTTGCCAAGGAGGGTCTGAACCTTCGTGGTCCCGAGCCTCCTTACACGGTCGTAAAGAAGAGCCCTGACATGACGTCGGACGTTCCTGCCGAGGACCGCGTCTGGTCTGCCACCTTCACCACGGCTGAGGTTGAGGCCGCTCTGAACAAGATCGGCATTCCGGTCAAGGGCATAACAGGGATGTCCATAGCCAAACGCGGCCCCTCCGGACGGGCCCAGACGATAACCATCCACCACTCGGGTGGGGACGTGACCATCGGTGGCAACGACCTCCGCGTGGCTCTCGACCCCATGCGTATGAGGTCCAACCTCATAACCAGCCTCGAGGTGCGTGATGGCCAGGTCCGTATGAGCGGAAAAGGTTTCGGCCACGGCGTGGGGATGAGCCAGTGGGGCGCCTACAACATGGCGAAGGCAGGACGACGGCACGAGGAGATCTGCACTTACTACTTCAACGGCGTGAAGGTGGAAAAGCGCTGGGCGTAG
- a CDS encoding copper-translocating P-type ATPase, whose protein sequence is MAPYLEGCGTAASRTGNVDVHLAKEADPEERASRTGQAPEARAVLRVTGMTCASCVARVERALRRAPGVVDAVVNLATEKVTVHYDPCETSPDDLVKAVRDAGYEAFEFREGDRRSAGQAVEERERGAEVRRETAVFVLAAALSVPLVSLMLSHLLGVRLPAFVASPLVQFVLATPVQFIAGRRFYTGAAAALAARSPNMDVLVALGTTAAYGFSVYETFIGHGHVYYESSAVVITLVLLGRLLEAKAKGRTSEAIRKLARLAPRVAHVVRDGAETDVPTDEVTVGDVLVVRPGERIPVDGIVLEGTSVVDESMLTGESIPTEKGPGDEVTGATVNGHGWFKIRATRVGRDTVLSQIVRMVEEAQGSKAPIQRLADVVAGYFVPVVLGVAFLALVGWLVVTGDPGRALFAFTAVLVIACPCALGLATPTAILVGTGRGAEAGILIRGAEHLERAHKIDTVVFDKTGTLTKGEPEVVREVLTSEARALREMGATGPVPNSGSQADVPAGALVGTMMRLAASAELRSEHPLGAAVVRRARGLGIEPTEPAEFEAVPGKGVRAVVGGVVVRVGTLRFLKEVGVSVPEDLDEARESMEAEGQTVMFVAANQQAVGVMGVADTVREASREAVEALRALGVDVVMVTGDNERTARSIARQVGIERVLAQVLPGDKAKEIERLRAEGRVVAMVGDGINDAPALAAADVGIALGTGTDIAMEAADITLIRGDIRAVAAAIRLSRRTMATIRQNLFWAFIYNVIGIPLAALGFLSPVIAGTAMAFSSVSVVTNSLRLRRFDPAPLGGGKG, encoded by the coding sequence ATGGCGCCATACTTAGAGGGGTGCGGTACTGCCGCGTCTCGTACAGGGAACGTCGACGTGCACCTAGCGAAGGAGGCCGACCCTGAGGAACGCGCGTCCCGGACGGGCCAGGCACCTGAGGCGCGCGCCGTGCTCCGGGTTACTGGCATGACGTGCGCTTCGTGCGTGGCCAGGGTGGAGCGCGCGCTCCGGCGTGCGCCCGGCGTTGTCGATGCGGTCGTGAACCTTGCCACCGAGAAGGTCACCGTGCACTACGACCCATGCGAGACGTCCCCAGACGACCTCGTGAAAGCCGTGCGCGACGCGGGATACGAGGCCTTCGAGTTTCGGGAAGGCGACAGGCGGAGCGCAGGACAGGCGGTTGAGGAACGCGAGCGCGGGGCCGAGGTGAGGCGCGAGACAGCCGTCTTCGTCCTGGCCGCCGCGCTTTCGGTGCCACTCGTTTCGCTCATGCTGTCCCATCTCCTGGGCGTGCGGTTGCCAGCGTTCGTTGCGAGCCCGCTCGTGCAGTTCGTCTTGGCCACGCCCGTGCAGTTCATCGCGGGGCGGCGGTTCTACACCGGCGCCGCTGCGGCTCTTGCCGCCCGCTCGCCCAACATGGACGTGCTCGTGGCCCTCGGCACCACGGCTGCGTATGGTTTCAGCGTGTACGAGACTTTCATCGGGCATGGCCACGTTTACTATGAGTCTTCGGCCGTGGTCATTACTCTCGTGCTTCTTGGCCGGCTGCTTGAGGCGAAGGCAAAGGGCAGAACCTCCGAGGCCATAAGAAAGCTTGCGCGCCTGGCACCTCGAGTCGCGCACGTGGTGCGCGATGGGGCCGAGACTGACGTTCCCACCGACGAGGTGACGGTGGGCGACGTCCTTGTCGTAAGGCCCGGCGAGAGGATACCCGTGGACGGGATCGTCCTAGAGGGCACGTCGGTCGTGGACGAGTCGATGCTCACGGGGGAGAGCATTCCCACGGAGAAGGGACCTGGGGATGAGGTCACGGGAGCCACTGTCAACGGGCACGGGTGGTTCAAGATCCGTGCGACCAGGGTCGGAAGGGACACGGTGCTCTCTCAGATCGTGCGGATGGTGGAGGAGGCACAGGGGTCCAAGGCACCCATCCAGCGCCTCGCGGACGTCGTCGCAGGCTACTTCGTGCCGGTTGTGCTGGGTGTGGCCTTTCTTGCCCTCGTGGGGTGGCTCGTTGTAACGGGTGATCCCGGCCGCGCCCTATTTGCATTCACGGCGGTCCTGGTGATCGCGTGCCCCTGTGCTCTCGGGCTTGCGACGCCGACCGCCATCCTGGTCGGCACAGGGAGGGGAGCGGAGGCTGGCATCTTGATCCGCGGCGCCGAGCATCTTGAGAGGGCTCACAAGATAGACACGGTTGTATTTGACAAGACGGGCACCCTCACGAAGGGTGAGCCTGAGGTGGTGCGCGAGGTTCTCACGAGTGAAGCTCGAGCACTGCGAGAGATGGGAGCGACCGGGCCCGTGCCCAATTCGGGCTCGCAGGCTGACGTGCCGGCTGGGGCGCTTGTCGGGACCATGATGAGGCTCGCGGCCTCGGCCGAGTTGCGGTCCGAGCACCCGCTGGGCGCGGCAGTGGTGCGGCGGGCCCGAGGTCTCGGCATAGAGCCCACGGAGCCCGCCGAGTTCGAGGCGGTCCCGGGCAAGGGCGTCCGGGCCGTGGTGGGTGGTGTCGTCGTACGTGTCGGGACGCTGCGCTTCCTCAAGGAAGTTGGCGTGAGCGTGCCAGAAGACCTTGACGAGGCTCGCGAGTCCATGGAGGCTGAAGGGCAGACGGTCATGTTCGTTGCAGCGAACCAGCAGGCTGTTGGCGTCATGGGCGTGGCTGACACCGTGAGAGAGGCTTCGCGCGAGGCGGTCGAGGCACTCCGGGCTCTCGGGGTCGACGTTGTGATGGTGACTGGCGATAACGAGCGCACGGCCCGGTCCATCGCGCGGCAAGTAGGCATCGAGAGGGTGCTTGCCCAGGTGCTTCCGGGGGACAAGGCCAAGGAGATTGAGAGGCTTCGCGCGGAGGGAAGGGTCGTGGCAATGGTCGGGGACGGGATCAATGATGCGCCTGCCCTCGCTGCTGCCGACGTGGGAATAGCGTTGGGAACCGGCACGGACATCGCGATGGAGGCCGCGGACATCACCCTCATTCGAGGGGACATCCGGGCTGTAGCCGCGGCGATCCGCCTCAGCCGCCGCACGATGGCAACCATCCGCCAGAACCTCTTCTGGGCGTTCATCTACAACGTGATCGGCATTCCCCTTGCCGCTCTTGGCTTTCTCTCACCTGTGATCGCGGGAACGGCCATGGCGTTCTCATCGGTGTCGGTTGTGACAAACTCCCTGAGGCTGCGTCGCTTCGACCCGGCTCCGCTAGGAGGAGGCAAGGGCTGA
- a CDS encoding isocitrate/isopropylmalate dehydrogenase family protein has translation MSHRVTLIPGDGIGPEVVLAARRVIEATGVSIEWEEAQAGAEVLARRGTPLPDEVIESIRRTGVALKGPVTTPVGTGFRSVNVGLRIALDLYANVRPIRTLPSVPTRYPHVDIVIFREATEDVYAGKERWVDEDTAETIKIITRRGSERIARAAMEFARREGRHRVTCGHKANIMKFSDGLFLDCARAVARDYPEIQFDDWIIDALCMQLVMAPESFDVLLLPNLYGDIVSDLASGLVGGLGLAPGANIGDGIAVFEPVHGSAPGIAGRGIANPIATILSGAMMLRHLGEAQGAAVVEAAVTKVLAEGRVLTPDLGGTATTGEMADAIISALASS, from the coding sequence GTGTCGCATAGAGTGACGCTCATACCCGGGGATGGGATCGGTCCCGAGGTAGTTCTCGCCGCAAGACGCGTCATCGAGGCCACGGGGGTCTCGATCGAGTGGGAGGAAGCTCAGGCGGGCGCGGAGGTGCTGGCGCGCCGCGGCACCCCCTTGCCGGACGAGGTCATCGAGTCGATCAGACGCACCGGCGTCGCGCTTAAGGGCCCCGTGACCACCCCTGTCGGGACCGGGTTCCGCAGCGTCAACGTGGGCCTTCGGATCGCCCTTGACCTTTACGCGAACGTCCGGCCCATCAGAACCCTGCCCTCCGTGCCCACGCGGTATCCACACGTGGACATAGTGATATTCCGCGAGGCCACCGAGGACGTATACGCTGGCAAGGAGCGCTGGGTGGATGAGGATACCGCGGAAACCATCAAGATCATTACGCGTAGAGGTTCGGAGCGCATCGCCCGGGCCGCGATGGAGTTCGCGAGGCGTGAGGGGCGCCACCGGGTGACGTGCGGCCATAAGGCCAACATCATGAAGTTCAGCGATGGGCTCTTCCTCGACTGCGCGCGCGCGGTGGCCCGCGATTACCCTGAGATCCAGTTCGACGACTGGATCATCGACGCGCTCTGCATGCAACTGGTCATGGCTCCGGAAAGCTTCGACGTGTTGCTCCTCCCGAACCTGTATGGGGACATCGTCTCCGACCTTGCCTCGGGCCTCGTGGGCGGGCTGGGCCTCGCCCCAGGAGCCAACATAGGAGACGGAATCGCGGTCTTCGAGCCGGTCCACGGAAGCGCTCCCGGGATCGCTGGGCGGGGGATCGCAAACCCCATTGCGACCATCCTCTCTGGCGCAATGATGTTGAGGCACCTCGGAGAGGCTCAGGGAGCCGCGGTGGTTGAGGCGGCGGTCACAAAGGTGCTGGCCGAAGGCCGTGTTCTCACTCCGGATCTTGGTGGCACCGCCACGACAGGCGAGATGGCGGACGCCATAATCTCAGCCCTTGCCTCCTCCTAG
- a CDS encoding 3-isopropylmalate dehydratase small subunit produces MVLRGKAHKFGDDINTDYIIAGKYKFKTLDMDELAKHVMEDLDPEFATRLKPGDFVVAGRNFGCGSSREQAPLALIHAKVGAVIAVSFARLFYRNAVNTGLPVVECDTSAISSGDELEVDLGQGTVVNVTRGVTVSASPLPPFMQRIFEDGGLAAHIRKHGGFNLGL; encoded by the coding sequence GTGGTCCTGAGAGGAAAAGCCCACAAGTTCGGCGACGACATCAATACCGACTACATAATCGCTGGGAAGTACAAGTTCAAGACGCTCGATATGGACGAGCTGGCAAAGCACGTGATGGAGGATCTCGACCCGGAGTTCGCCACGAGGCTAAAGCCCGGCGACTTCGTAGTGGCCGGGAGGAATTTCGGGTGCGGATCGTCTCGGGAGCAGGCCCCGCTCGCGCTCATCCACGCGAAGGTGGGAGCGGTCATAGCTGTGTCTTTCGCGAGGCTATTCTATAGAAACGCGGTCAACACCGGCCTGCCCGTGGTAGAGTGCGACACAAGCGCCATCTCCAGCGGAGACGAGCTCGAAGTCGACCTCGGTCAAGGTACCGTGGTCAACGTCACCCGGGGCGTCACGGTGAGCGCGTCGCCGCTCCCCCCCTTCATGCAGCGGATTTTCGAGGATGGAGGGCTCGCCGCGCACATCCGCAAGCATGGTGGGTTCAACCTCGGCCTGTGA